In Sebastes fasciatus isolate fSebFas1 chromosome 15, fSebFas1.pri, whole genome shotgun sequence, a genomic segment contains:
- the gphb5 gene encoding glycoprotein hormone beta-5 isoform X2 yields the protein MIPQRKKSQWSGRLLLCWFLLWISLQPDSLHRVSAVNLRRFIGCAVREFTFLARKPGCGGLHVTTDACWGRCETWEKPVLDPPFIESYQRVCTYNETRLVSVKLPNCLPNVDSTFTYPVALRCDCGVCLTSTTECITSV from the exons ATGATCCCGCAAAGAAAGAAGTCACAGTG GTCTGGACGGCTGCTGCTGTGCTGGTTCCTGCTCTGGATCTCTCTGCAGCCAGACTCTCTCCACCGGGTGTCAGCCGTCAACCTGCGGCGCTTCATCGGCTGTGCCGTGCGGGAGTTCACCTTCCTGGCCAGGAAGCCCGGCTGCGGGGGTCTGCACGTCACCACCGACGCCTGCTGGGGGCGCTGCGAGACCTGGGAG AAGCCCGTCCTGGACCCCCCCTTCATCGAGTCCTACCAGCGGGTCTGTACCTACAACGAGACCCGTCTGGTCTCCGTGAAGCTGCCTAACTGCCTGCCCAACGTCGACTCGACCTTCACCTACCCCGTGGCCCTGAGATGTGACTGTGGCGTCTGTCTGACCAGCACCACTGAATGTATAACGTCCGTCTAA
- the gphb5 gene encoding glycoprotein hormone beta-5 isoform X1 — protein sequence MFCCICVLVTLRRSGRLLLCWFLLWISLQPDSLHRVSAVNLRRFIGCAVREFTFLARKPGCGGLHVTTDACWGRCETWEKPVLDPPFIESYQRVCTYNETRLVSVKLPNCLPNVDSTFTYPVALRCDCGVCLTSTTECITSV from the exons ATGTTCTGTTGCATCTGTGTGCTTGTCACCCTGAGGAGGTCTGGACGGCTGCTGCTGTGCTGGTTCCTGCTCTGGATCTCTCTGCAGCCAGACTCTCTCCACCGGGTGTCAGCCGTCAACCTGCGGCGCTTCATCGGCTGTGCCGTGCGGGAGTTCACCTTCCTGGCCAGGAAGCCCGGCTGCGGGGGTCTGCACGTCACCACCGACGCCTGCTGGGGGCGCTGCGAGACCTGGGAG AAGCCCGTCCTGGACCCCCCCTTCATCGAGTCCTACCAGCGGGTCTGTACCTACAACGAGACCCGTCTGGTCTCCGTGAAGCTGCCTAACTGCCTGCCCAACGTCGACTCGACCTTCACCTACCCCGTGGCCCTGAGATGTGACTGTGGCGTCTGTCTGACCAGCACCACTGAATGTATAACGTCCGTCTAA